One Mycolicibacter sp. MU0083 DNA window includes the following coding sequences:
- a CDS encoding oxygenase MpaB family protein, giving the protein MTSTPDLAAHNPVEDFDGVEEIELIPPDSLTAEHTGHWTFLILEGAAFMMQAMHPVIAEVTGKYSAAFHGDPGGRAIRSVDSVLRWTYGGTEARAEGDRVRALHKPITMKSAETGKQISALNPEAYQWVIATGYVVNAQAGRLMIGREFTDAEKEELLRDNRRLARLLHVPMNGYPQSQQEMADYYEAMIDRLRGTPQALQLIGDLKSGKAELPPTVPKPLVPLVQAVLRPAIRFNYLSVVGLLDPRLREKLGVSWSAAEERQLTRIYTAIRIAYRVLPERLTYFPLAYHARKHHQCLQKMKQRQQKSFAYNLPKRTG; this is encoded by the coding sequence ATGACCTCCACACCGGATCTTGCGGCGCACAATCCCGTCGAGGATTTCGACGGCGTCGAGGAGATCGAGCTCATCCCGCCGGATTCGCTGACCGCGGAGCACACCGGACACTGGACGTTTCTCATCCTTGAGGGTGCGGCGTTCATGATGCAGGCCATGCACCCGGTGATCGCCGAGGTCACCGGCAAGTACTCCGCGGCCTTCCACGGCGACCCGGGTGGTCGGGCGATCCGGTCGGTGGATTCGGTGCTGCGGTGGACCTACGGCGGCACCGAGGCCCGGGCCGAGGGTGACCGGGTGCGTGCCCTGCACAAGCCGATCACCATGAAGAGCGCCGAAACCGGTAAGCAGATCAGCGCGTTGAACCCCGAGGCCTACCAGTGGGTGATCGCCACCGGCTACGTCGTCAACGCTCAGGCCGGGCGGTTGATGATCGGCCGCGAATTCACCGATGCCGAGAAGGAGGAACTGCTCCGCGACAACCGCCGGCTGGCGCGCCTGCTGCACGTCCCGATGAACGGCTACCCGCAGTCGCAGCAGGAGATGGCCGACTACTACGAGGCGATGATCGACCGGCTGCGCGGGACACCGCAGGCGTTGCAGTTGATCGGGGATCTGAAATCCGGCAAGGCCGAACTGCCGCCGACGGTGCCGAAACCGTTGGTGCCGCTGGTGCAGGCCGTGCTGCGGCCGGCGATCAGGTTCAATTACCTGTCGGTGGTGGGGCTGCTCGATCCGCGGCTGCGCGAGAAGCTCGGGGTGTCCTGGAGCGCGGCAGAAGAACGTCAACTCACCCGGATCTACACCGCGATCCGGATCGCCTACCGGGTGTTGCCCGAACGCCTCACCTACTTCCCACTGGCCTACCACGCCCGCAAGCACCACCAGTGCCTGCAGAAGATGAAACAGCGCCAGCAGAAGTCGTTCGCCTACAACCTGCCCAAGCGGACCGGCTAA
- a CDS encoding TetR/AcrR family transcriptional regulator produces the protein MVAKIVTSTASLLHRYPPEQITTNLIAEQADVSKGSIYQYFANKEQIIDAAVERLAAEQAPAIEAMLRAITLDRPVSAMEASIDILIDYTIANRRLIRYLAQRPDNLRALDNASGLNATLLAMTTLHMSHYRSHYRSELSPSALAWLFFNMAVATTMRYIESDDPISLEDLRAGLKFASTGLLAPAPPS, from the coding sequence ATGGTCGCAAAAATCGTGACATCGACGGCGTCGTTGCTGCACCGGTACCCGCCCGAGCAGATCACCACCAACCTGATCGCCGAGCAGGCCGACGTCAGCAAGGGCTCCATCTACCAGTATTTCGCCAACAAAGAGCAGATCATCGACGCCGCGGTGGAGCGACTCGCCGCCGAGCAGGCCCCCGCCATCGAGGCCATGCTCCGCGCCATCACCCTGGACCGCCCGGTCTCCGCCATGGAGGCATCGATCGACATCCTGATCGACTACACGATCGCCAACCGCCGATTGATCCGCTACCTCGCGCAGCGCCCCGACAACCTGCGCGCACTCGACAACGCCTCCGGGCTCAACGCCACCCTGCTGGCGATGACCACGCTGCACATGAGTCACTACCGCAGTCACTACCGCAGCGAACTGAGCCCGAGCGCCCTGGCCTGGCTGTTCTTCAACATGGCGGTGGCCACCACGATGCGCTACATCGAGTCCGACGACCCCATCTCGCTCGAAGACCTGCGGGCCGGACTGAAATTCGCCTCGACCGGACTGTTGGCGCCCGCCCCGCCGAGTTAG
- a CDS encoding ferritin-like domain-containing protein — protein sequence MTTRDRYTTVPEPFSREFASAGDARFTWEYDDGRARLLSLYQKGKDKQWDAQSRIDWSQDVDPMNPTGLPDEFHPLFGSPVWEAADDARRAEMRRHSQAWQFSQFLHGEQGAMVCAAKIVEVVPDLDAKFYAATQTMDEARHVEAFSKFLQDKVGMVYPINTNLTALLDDTLRDSRWDMPYLGMQVLIEGLALAAFGVLRDLSAPDSLAKKVLAYVMQDEARHVAFGRISLKDYYSELTEAERNDREEFVVDACYLMRDRFRGEEVFETLDLDVKECAKWVDSSPVMIQFRSHLFSRIVPIVKDIGLWGPKVQNAFRDMGVFDMGGFDIDALMRADEDQAEALDRAHAEMAVRAEEVDEVIAAGAG from the coding sequence ATGACCACGAGGGACAGATACACGACGGTGCCCGAGCCGTTTTCCCGGGAGTTCGCCAGCGCGGGAGATGCCCGCTTCACCTGGGAGTACGACGACGGTCGGGCCCGACTGCTGTCGCTGTACCAGAAAGGCAAGGACAAGCAGTGGGACGCCCAGTCGCGCATCGACTGGTCCCAGGACGTCGACCCGATGAACCCGACCGGATTGCCCGACGAGTTCCACCCGTTGTTCGGCAGTCCGGTGTGGGAGGCCGCCGACGACGCGCGTCGTGCCGAGATGCGCAGGCACTCCCAGGCCTGGCAGTTCTCCCAGTTCCTGCACGGTGAGCAGGGTGCGATGGTCTGCGCGGCCAAGATCGTCGAGGTGGTCCCGGACCTGGACGCGAAGTTCTACGCGGCCACCCAGACCATGGACGAGGCCCGGCACGTCGAGGCGTTCTCGAAGTTTCTGCAGGACAAGGTCGGCATGGTCTATCCGATCAACACGAACCTGACCGCACTGCTGGACGACACCCTGCGCGACTCGCGGTGGGATATGCCCTATCTGGGCATGCAGGTTCTCATCGAGGGGTTGGCGCTGGCCGCCTTCGGGGTGCTGCGTGATCTCTCGGCGCCGGACTCGTTGGCCAAGAAGGTGTTGGCCTATGTCATGCAGGACGAGGCACGGCATGTGGCCTTCGGTCGAATCTCGTTGAAGGACTACTACTCCGAGCTGACCGAGGCGGAGCGCAACGACCGCGAGGAGTTCGTCGTCGACGCCTGCTATCTGATGCGGGACCGCTTCCGCGGCGAAGAGGTCTTCGAGACCCTGGATCTGGACGTCAAAGAGTGTGCGAAATGGGTGGATTCGTCGCCGGTGATGATCCAGTTCCGGTCGCACCTGTTCAGCCGGATCGTGCCGATCGTCAAGGACATCGGACTGTGGGGGCCCAAGGTGCAGAACGCGTTCCGGGATATGGGGGTGTTCGACATGGGCGGCTTCGATATCGACGCACTGATGCGGGCCGACGAGGACCAGGCCGAGGCCCTGGACCGGGCGCACGCCGAGATGGCCGTGCGCGCCGAGGAAGTCGACGAGGTGATCGCCGCCGGCGCGGGCTAA
- a CDS encoding PE-PPE domain-containing protein, with the protein MAAAGLLLAGTGAAISHPVGPLHLGTTLLATTGPLAGSEVAIIVGGTGQPTPSETFAQSAANLYLNPLGFLGGETDSTVCHMDGTDPCSAPLQVLTTPMLFEQGQSSYDGAALIVDAVKNQFEQNPGAFDAEHPLTIFGYSQGATAESIAMEQLHEDGIPLDALHFVFIGNPSAPDGVWQHLDAAMDATFGEDLADFLLKLLGMTETLGNSTPNDLYAATIYGLPDDPVANFKDAYAADGLWGALGGIFGPHVEYLGLTPDQIADNTVVTDGALTYVNIDNSEIDAFAAWASALFEHGVADSDPFQSVWDSLVFFVENLFTILF; encoded by the coding sequence TTGGCCGCAGCCGGCCTGCTGCTCGCCGGGACCGGCGCGGCGATCAGCCACCCGGTCGGGCCACTGCACCTCGGGACGACGCTGCTGGCCACCACCGGCCCGTTGGCGGGCAGCGAGGTCGCCATCATCGTCGGCGGAACGGGCCAGCCGACGCCGTCGGAGACGTTCGCCCAGTCCGCCGCGAACCTGTACCTGAACCCGCTGGGTTTCCTCGGCGGCGAGACCGATTCGACGGTCTGCCACATGGACGGCACCGACCCCTGCAGCGCGCCGTTGCAGGTGCTGACCACGCCCATGCTGTTCGAGCAGGGCCAGAGCAGCTACGACGGCGCGGCGTTGATCGTCGACGCGGTCAAGAACCAGTTCGAGCAGAACCCCGGCGCGTTCGACGCCGAGCACCCGCTGACCATCTTCGGCTACTCGCAGGGCGCCACCGCCGAGTCGATCGCGATGGAGCAACTCCACGAAGACGGCATCCCGCTGGACGCCCTGCACTTCGTGTTCATCGGCAACCCCTCCGCCCCCGACGGCGTGTGGCAGCACCTGGACGCGGCCATGGACGCCACGTTCGGCGAGGATCTGGCGGATTTTCTGCTCAAGCTGCTCGGGATGACTGAGACGCTGGGCAATTCGACCCCGAACGATCTGTACGCGGCGACCATCTACGGCCTGCCCGACGATCCGGTCGCCAACTTCAAAGACGCCTACGCAGCCGACGGTCTGTGGGGCGCCCTCGGCGGCATCTTCGGCCCGCACGTGGAGTACCTGGGTCTGACCCCGGACCAGATCGCCGACAACACCGTCGTCACCGACGGCGCCCTGACCTACGTCAACATCGACAACAGCGAGATCGACGCCTTCGCGGCGTGGGCCAGCGCGCTGTTCGAGCACGGGGTCGCCGACAGCGATCCCTTCCAGAGCGTGTGGGACTCGTTGGTGTTCTTCGTGGAGAACCTGTTCACGATCTTGTTCTGA
- a CDS encoding HXXEE domain-containing protein has product MNIDSSPEHRLWVRLPPFRGVIWLMPAAYLVHIVEEYLGGFPKWVTDDVHGRFDDAAFAANNLAFMAILVTLVAANFRKQTPIRGILLATFASGNLFWDALFHIGMTPVLNRYSPGLVTAALLYYPICLLVGIVVVKEKILTPRQFFPAVVAGLALFAFVVWYGLFHFAT; this is encoded by the coding sequence GTGAACATCGATTCTTCCCCGGAACACCGTCTGTGGGTCAGGCTGCCGCCCTTCCGCGGAGTCATCTGGCTGATGCCGGCCGCCTACCTCGTGCACATCGTCGAGGAGTACCTCGGCGGATTCCCGAAATGGGTCACCGACGACGTCCACGGCAGGTTCGACGACGCGGCGTTCGCGGCCAACAACCTCGCGTTCATGGCGATCCTGGTGACGTTGGTCGCCGCGAATTTCCGCAAGCAGACGCCGATCCGAGGTATTCTGCTGGCCACCTTCGCCAGCGGCAACCTGTTCTGGGACGCGCTCTTTCATATCGGGATGACGCCCGTTCTCAACAGGTACTCCCCCGGCCTCGTCACCGCCGCGCTGCTCTACTACCCGATATGCCTGTTGGTCGGCATCGTCGTCGTCAAGGAGAAGATCCTCACCCCGCGCCAGTTCTTCCCGGCCGTCGTCGCCGGACTGGCGTTGTTCGCCTTCGTCGTCTGGTACGGGCTGTTTCACTTCGCCACCTGA
- the groL gene encoding chaperonin GroEL (60 kDa chaperone family; promotes refolding of misfolded polypeptides especially under stressful conditions; forms two stacked rings of heptamers to form a barrel-shaped 14mer; ends can be capped by GroES; misfolded proteins enter the barrel where they are refolded when GroES binds) — MSKQIEFNEAARRAMEAGVNKLADAVRVTLGPRGRTVVLSKSFGGPTVTMDGVTVARDVDLDDPFENLGAQLVKSVATKTNDVAGDGTTTATVLAQAIISGGLRNVAAGANPIALGAGIAKAADAVSEALLAAATPVSGKESIAQVANVSSRDEEIGELVGEAMTKVGSDGVVSVEESSTLHTELEITDGVGFDKGFLSAYFVTDFDSQEAVLEDALILLHQDKISSLPDLLPLLEKVVEANKPLLIIAEDVEGEPLSTLVVNAIRKTLKAVAVKAPYFGDRRKAFLEDLAIVTGGQVINPDVGLTLREAGLDVLGTARRVVVSKDDTVLVDGAGTPEAIAGRVKQLRSEIEATDSDWDREKLEERLAKLAGGVAVIKVGAATETALKERKHRVEDAVAAAKAAVEEGIVTGGGTALVQARAALSELASSLSGDEKLGVEVFAAALSAPLYWIAANAGVDGAVVTSKVAELPAGQGFNAATLTYGDLAADGVIDPVKVTRSAVLNAASVARMVLTTETAVVDKPVEVDEHAGHGHHGHAH, encoded by the coding sequence ATGAGCAAGCAGATTGAGTTCAACGAGGCCGCGCGCCGGGCCATGGAGGCCGGCGTGAACAAGCTCGCCGACGCGGTCCGGGTGACGCTGGGGCCGCGCGGTCGCACCGTGGTGCTCTCCAAGTCCTTCGGTGGCCCGACGGTGACCATGGACGGCGTGACCGTCGCCCGCGACGTGGACCTCGACGACCCGTTCGAGAACCTCGGTGCCCAGCTGGTGAAGTCGGTGGCCACCAAGACCAACGACGTGGCCGGCGACGGCACCACCACCGCCACCGTGCTCGCCCAGGCGATCATCTCCGGCGGGCTGCGCAACGTCGCGGCCGGCGCCAACCCGATCGCGCTCGGCGCCGGTATCGCCAAGGCCGCCGACGCGGTCTCGGAGGCACTGCTGGCCGCGGCCACCCCGGTCTCGGGCAAGGAGTCCATCGCCCAGGTCGCCAACGTGTCCTCGCGCGACGAGGAGATCGGTGAGCTGGTCGGCGAGGCGATGACCAAGGTCGGCAGCGACGGCGTGGTCAGCGTGGAGGAGTCCTCGACGCTGCACACCGAGTTGGAGATCACCGACGGCGTCGGTTTCGACAAGGGCTTCCTGTCGGCCTACTTCGTCACCGACTTCGACTCCCAGGAAGCCGTCCTCGAAGACGCGCTGATCCTGCTGCACCAGGACAAGATCAGCTCGCTGCCGGACCTGCTGCCACTGCTGGAGAAGGTCGTCGAGGCCAACAAGCCGCTGCTGATCATCGCCGAGGACGTCGAGGGCGAGCCGCTGAGCACCCTGGTGGTCAACGCGATCCGCAAGACCCTCAAGGCCGTCGCGGTCAAGGCGCCCTACTTCGGTGACCGCCGCAAGGCGTTCCTGGAGGACTTGGCGATCGTCACCGGCGGTCAGGTGATCAACCCCGACGTCGGCCTGACGCTGCGGGAAGCCGGCCTGGACGTGCTGGGCACCGCGCGCCGCGTGGTCGTCAGCAAGGACGATACCGTCCTGGTCGACGGCGCCGGCACGCCCGAGGCGATCGCCGGACGGGTCAAGCAGCTGCGCTCCGAGATCGAGGCGACCGATTCCGACTGGGACCGGGAGAAGCTCGAGGAGCGGCTGGCCAAGCTGGCCGGCGGGGTTGCGGTGATCAAGGTCGGTGCGGCCACCGAGACCGCGCTCAAGGAGCGCAAGCACCGCGTCGAGGACGCGGTGGCGGCGGCCAAGGCCGCGGTCGAGGAGGGCATCGTCACCGGCGGCGGTACCGCGCTGGTGCAGGCCCGCGCCGCACTGTCGGAGCTGGCGTCCTCGCTGAGCGGTGACGAGAAGCTGGGCGTGGAGGTGTTCGCCGCCGCGCTGAGCGCGCCGCTGTACTGGATCGCCGCCAACGCCGGCGTCGACGGTGCGGTGGTGACCAGCAAGGTCGCCGAACTGCCTGCCGGGCAGGGCTTCAACGCCGCGACGCTGACCTACGGTGACCTGGCCGCCGACGGCGTCATCGACCCGGTCAAGGTGACCCGGTCTGCGGTGCTCAACGCCGCCTCGGTGGCGCGGATGGTCTTGACCACCGAGACAGCGGTGGTGGACAAGCCCGTCGAGGTCGACGAGCACGCCGGGCACGGACACCACGGGCACGCGCACTAA
- the groES gene encoding co-chaperone GroES produces MASVNIKPLEDKILVQANEAETTTASGLVIPDTAKEKPQEGTVVAVGPGRWDEDGDKRIPLDVKEGDVVIYSKYGGTEIKYGGEEYLILSARDVLAIVGK; encoded by the coding sequence GTGGCGAGCGTGAACATCAAGCCACTCGAGGACAAGATCCTCGTTCAGGCCAACGAGGCCGAGACCACGACCGCTTCCGGTCTGGTCATTCCGGACACCGCCAAGGAGAAGCCGCAGGAAGGCACCGTTGTCGCCGTCGGCCCCGGCCGGTGGGACGAGGATGGCGACAAGCGGATCCCGCTGGACGTCAAGGAAGGCGACGTCGTCATCTACAGCAAGTACGGCGGCACCGAGATCAAGTACGGCGGTGAGGAGTACCTGATCCTGTCCGCCCGCGACGTGCTGGCCATCGTCGGCAAGTAG
- the tsaD gene encoding tRNA (adenosine(37)-N6)-threonylcarbamoyltransferase complex transferase subunit TsaD — MTIVLAIESSCDETGVGITRLNPDGTLTLLADEVASSVAEHTRFGGVVPEIASRAHLEALGPAMRRALAAAGLGEGRRPDAVATTIGPGLAGALLVGVAAAKAYAAAWGVPFYGVNHLGGHLAADVYAHGPLPECVALLVSGGHTHLLHVRSLGEPIVELGSTVDDAAGEAYDKVARLLGLGYPGGRVLDELARTGDRDAVVFPRGMTGPRDDPYVFSFSGLKTAVARYVERTPDFSPADVAAGFQESVADVLTAKAVRAATDLGVGTLLIAGGVAANSRLRELAEQRCAAAGLALRIPPLRLCTDNGAMIAAFAAHLIAGGAAPSPLDAATDPGLPVVCAQVAPSPA; from the coding sequence GTGACGATCGTCCTGGCCATCGAATCCTCTTGTGACGAAACAGGTGTCGGCATCACCCGGCTGAACCCCGACGGCACCTTGACCCTGCTGGCCGACGAGGTGGCCTCTAGCGTCGCCGAGCACACCCGCTTCGGCGGGGTGGTGCCCGAGATCGCGTCACGGGCACATCTGGAGGCGCTGGGGCCGGCCATGCGGCGGGCGCTGGCGGCGGCAGGACTGGGAGAGGGCCGCCGCCCGGACGCAGTCGCGACCACCATCGGTCCCGGTCTGGCCGGGGCCCTGCTGGTGGGAGTGGCCGCGGCCAAGGCCTACGCCGCGGCCTGGGGGGTGCCGTTCTACGGCGTCAACCACCTGGGCGGACACCTGGCCGCCGACGTCTACGCGCACGGCCCGCTGCCGGAATGCGTGGCCTTGCTGGTCTCCGGCGGCCACACCCATCTGCTGCACGTGCGGTCGCTGGGGGAGCCGATCGTCGAACTGGGCAGCACCGTCGACGACGCCGCCGGCGAGGCCTACGACAAGGTGGCCCGGCTGCTCGGGCTGGGCTATCCGGGCGGGCGGGTGCTCGATGAGTTGGCCCGCACCGGAGACCGCGACGCGGTGGTGTTCCCGCGTGGCATGACCGGCCCGCGCGATGATCCGTACGTGTTCAGCTTCTCCGGGCTGAAGACCGCCGTCGCGCGCTATGTAGAGCGCACCCCCGACTTCAGCCCGGCCGATGTGGCGGCCGGTTTCCAGGAGTCGGTCGCCGACGTGCTGACCGCCAAGGCGGTGCGCGCCGCCACCGACCTGGGGGTGGGCACCCTGCTGATCGCCGGCGGGGTGGCCGCCAACTCCCGGCTGCGGGAACTGGCCGAGCAGCGCTGCGCGGCGGCCGGGCTGGCGCTGCGGATCCCGCCACTGCGGTTGTGCACCGACAACGGGGCCATGATCGCGGCCTTCGCCGCCCACCTGATCGCCGGCGGGGCGGCGCCGTCGCCGCTGGATGCGGCCACCGATCCCGGCCTGCCGGTGGTCTGCGCCCAGGTGGCGCCCTCCCCTGCGTGA
- the tsaB gene encoding tRNA (adenosine(37)-N6)-threonylcarbamoyltransferase complex dimerization subunit type 1 TsaB has protein sequence MTVAILTIDTATPAVTAGLVAADRRTVLAERLTLDARAHAERLTPNVLAALADAGLGMTDLGAVVVGCGPGPFTGLRVGMASAAAYGHALGIPVYGVCSLDAIGIAAAAAAEGELLVVTDARRREVYWARYRDGARIAGPAVCAPADVDPGDAVAVAGSPAHTALFDLPDLGIGYPSPAGLVAAVRDWNSEPEALVPLYLRRPDAKPSAAAVPPVVLGALGHHDAGRCAELEAQLFGGDDPWPAEAFDRAIEAGDNHYVGARIGDTLVGYAGIARLGRTPPFEYEVHTIGVDTAHQGRGIGRRLLADLLDYADGGVVHLEVRTDNAPAIALYRDVGFVETGLRKRYYRNGADAYTMRREATS, from the coding sequence GTGACCGTCGCGATTCTGACCATCGACACCGCCACGCCCGCCGTCACCGCGGGCCTGGTGGCCGCCGACCGCCGCACCGTGCTGGCCGAGCGGCTCACCCTCGATGCCCGCGCCCACGCCGAACGACTCACCCCGAACGTGCTGGCCGCGCTCGCCGACGCCGGACTGGGCATGACCGACCTGGGCGCGGTCGTGGTCGGCTGCGGGCCGGGGCCGTTCACCGGGTTGCGGGTCGGGATGGCCAGCGCTGCGGCGTACGGCCACGCGCTGGGGATCCCGGTGTACGGCGTGTGCAGCCTGGACGCGATCGGGATAGCGGCGGCTGCGGCGGCCGAAGGGGAGCTGCTGGTGGTCACCGATGCCCGGCGCCGTGAGGTCTACTGGGCGCGCTATCGCGACGGTGCCCGGATCGCCGGACCGGCGGTATGCGCCCCGGCCGACGTCGATCCCGGCGACGCCGTCGCGGTGGCCGGTTCACCCGCGCATACCGCGCTGTTCGACCTTCCCGACCTCGGCATCGGCTATCCCTCGCCCGCGGGACTGGTTGCCGCGGTGCGGGATTGGAACAGTGAACCGGAGGCCCTGGTGCCGTTGTACCTGCGCCGCCCCGACGCCAAACCGTCGGCGGCCGCGGTGCCGCCGGTGGTGCTGGGCGCCCTTGGACATCACGACGCGGGGCGCTGCGCCGAACTGGAGGCCCAGTTGTTCGGCGGCGACGACCCGTGGCCGGCCGAAGCCTTCGACCGGGCCATCGAGGCGGGTGACAATCACTACGTCGGCGCCCGGATCGGCGACACCCTGGTGGGCTACGCCGGCATCGCGCGGTTGGGGCGTACCCCGCCGTTCGAATACGAGGTGCACACCATCGGGGTCGACACCGCCCACCAGGGGCGCGGCATCGGCCGGCGACTGCTCGCCGACCTGCTGGACTACGCCGACGGCGGCGTCGTGCACCTGGAGGTCCGCACCGACAACGCGCCGGCCATCGCGCTCTACCGGGACGTGGGTTTCGTCGAGACCGGTCTGCGCAAGCGTTACTACCGCAACGGCGCCGACGCCTACACGATGCGACGGGAGGCTACCTCGTGA
- the tsaE gene encoding tRNA (adenosine(37)-N6)-threonylcarbamoyltransferase complex ATPase subunit type 1 TsaE: MAERQDATLDTAEDTVALGQRLGGQLRAGDVVVLSGPLGAGKTVLAKGIAAALDVDGPVTSPTYVLAREHRARRAGAPAMIHVDLYRLLDEAGLDLSAELDSLDLDTELDDAVVVVEWGEGLAERLSERHLDIRLDRAPDSDTRTATWRWHTP, translated from the coding sequence ATGGCTGAGCGACAGGACGCGACGCTGGACACCGCCGAGGACACCGTCGCGCTGGGGCAGCGGCTGGGCGGCCAGTTGCGTGCCGGCGACGTGGTGGTGCTGTCCGGGCCGCTGGGGGCCGGAAAGACCGTGTTGGCCAAGGGGATCGCGGCGGCTCTCGACGTCGACGGACCGGTCACCTCGCCGACGTATGTGTTGGCGCGGGAACATCGGGCGCGCCGCGCCGGAGCTCCGGCGATGATCCACGTCGACTTGTACCGGCTGCTCGACGAGGCCGGGCTGGACCTGTCGGCAGAACTGGACTCCCTGGACCTCGACACCGAACTCGACGACGCCGTCGTCGTGGTGGAGTGGGGCGAAGGGCTCGCCGAGCGGCTGTCCGAACGGCATCTCGACATCCGATTGGATCGCGCACCGGACTCCGATACGCGCACCGCGACCTGGCGGTGGCACACGCCGTGA
- a CDS encoding alpha/beta fold hydrolase, which yields MAASRRGSWRAGGWLAGAAGLAAVGTIAGTTIARSVTRRTTAEDAYADEDFEILAHDHSSVVVTDDGVELAVRDVGPRNAPLTVVFAHGFCLRMESFHFQRARLAAEWGEQVRMVFYDQRGHGDSGAAPPDTYTVPRLGRDLEAVLTATVPRGPVVLVGHSMGGMTVLSHARQFGRHYGNRIVGAALISSAAKGVSRSPLGEILRNPALEAVQFSVRYAPSLVHRGRGAARRVIAPILRAASYGTDEISASVVGFSEEMMHSTPVATMVGFLHALEVHDESAGLQALAKIPTLVACGDRDLLTPPGYSRAMAATLWDCELVIVPGAGHLVQLEEPDVIDEALVRLVERATPRRVVLTRRLRRKAGRDG from the coding sequence ATGGCGGCTAGTCGGCGCGGATCCTGGCGGGCCGGCGGCTGGCTGGCGGGGGCGGCCGGCCTGGCCGCGGTCGGCACCATCGCCGGCACCACCATCGCACGGTCGGTGACTCGACGCACCACCGCCGAAGACGCTTACGCCGACGAGGATTTCGAGATCCTCGCCCACGACCACAGCTCGGTGGTGGTCACCGACGACGGAGTGGAACTGGCGGTACGCGACGTGGGACCGCGTAATGCGCCGCTGACCGTGGTGTTCGCGCACGGCTTCTGCCTGCGGATGGAGTCCTTCCATTTTCAGCGCGCCCGCCTGGCCGCCGAATGGGGCGAGCAGGTGCGGATGGTCTTCTACGACCAGCGCGGCCACGGCGACTCCGGTGCGGCACCACCGGACACCTACACCGTGCCGCGCCTCGGCCGGGATCTGGAGGCGGTGCTGACCGCGACTGTGCCCCGCGGGCCGGTGGTCCTGGTCGGGCATTCGATGGGTGGCATGACCGTGCTGTCGCACGCCCGCCAGTTCGGCAGGCACTACGGCAACCGGATCGTCGGTGCGGCGTTGATCTCCTCGGCGGCCAAAGGGGTTTCGCGGTCACCGCTGGGGGAGATCCTGCGCAATCCCGCGCTGGAAGCCGTCCAGTTCAGTGTGCGTTACGCGCCGAGTCTGGTGCACCGCGGTCGTGGTGCGGCCCGACGGGTGATCGCCCCGATCCTGCGCGCGGCCTCCTACGGCACCGATGAGATCAGCGCGAGCGTGGTGGGTTTCTCCGAGGAGATGATGCACTCCACACCGGTGGCCACCATGGTCGGCTTCCTGCATGCGCTGGAGGTGCACGACGAGAGCGCGGGACTGCAGGCCCTGGCCAAGATCCCGACCCTGGTGGCCTGCGGCGACCGCGACCTGCTCACCCCGCCGGGGTACTCGCGGGCGATGGCGGCCACGCTGTGGGATTGTGAGCTGGTGATCGTGCCCGGTGCCGGGCATCTGGTGCAGTTGGAGGAACCCGATGTCATCGATGAGGCGCTGGTGCGACTGGTGGAGCGGGCCACCCCGCGGCGGGTCGTGCTGACCCGCCGGCTGCGGCGGAAGGCCGGGCGCGATGGCTGA